From the Micromonospora sediminicola genome, one window contains:
- the fdxA gene encoding ferredoxin, whose protein sequence is MTYIIAEPCVDVLDKACIEECPVDCIYEGNRMLYIHPDECVDCGACEPVCPVEAIFYEDDVPEQWKDYTGANYEFFEDLGSPGGASKIGKVEKDATFVAAQPPRGEGH, encoded by the coding sequence GTGACCTACATCATCGCCGAGCCGTGCGTGGACGTGCTCGACAAGGCATGCATCGAGGAGTGCCCGGTCGACTGCATCTACGAGGGCAACCGGATGCTCTACATCCACCCCGACGAGTGCGTCGACTGTGGTGCCTGTGAGCCGGTCTGCCCGGTCGAGGCGATCTTCTACGAGGACGACGTGCCGGAGCAGTGGAAGGACTACACCGGCGCGAACTACGAGTTCTTCGAGGACCTGGGCTCGCCCGGGGGCGCCTCCAAGATCGGCAAGGTGGAGAAGGACGCCACCTTCGTCGCCGCGCAGCCGCCGCGCGGCGAGGGCCACTGA
- the dapC gene encoding succinyldiaminopimelate transaminase produces MSRPTPVSARLPEFTWDTLDAAAATAAAHPGGLVNLSMGTPVDPVPPLIRQALADASDAPGYPLTAGTATLRDAIAAWVARACGAGVDGLGVLPTIGSKELVAWLPTLLGLGPGDVVVVPSVAYPTYEDGARLAGATTVRSDSLTALGPDPRVRLVWVNSPGNPTGRVLPAAHLRKVVEWARERGAVVASDECYLPLGWDAQPVSVLSPEVCGGSYAGVLAVHSLSKRSNLAGYRAGFVAGDPALVAELLKIRKHAGMIVPAPVQAAMVAALGDQAHADAQRERYRARREKLRAAFTGAGFTVEHSEAGLYLWLTRDEDCWDTVDWLARRGILVAAGVFYGPAGARHVRVALTESDERVDAVAGRLAGS; encoded by the coding sequence CTGAGCCGGCCCACGCCGGTCTCGGCACGGCTGCCCGAGTTCACCTGGGACACGCTGGACGCCGCGGCCGCCACGGCCGCGGCGCACCCGGGTGGTCTCGTCAACCTCTCCATGGGCACGCCGGTCGACCCGGTGCCACCGTTGATCCGGCAGGCGCTGGCCGACGCGTCGGACGCGCCGGGCTACCCGTTGACGGCGGGCACGGCCACCCTGCGGGACGCGATCGCGGCCTGGGTGGCCCGGGCCTGCGGCGCGGGCGTCGACGGGCTGGGTGTGCTGCCGACGATCGGCTCCAAGGAGCTGGTGGCCTGGCTGCCCACGCTGCTCGGGCTCGGCCCCGGTGACGTGGTCGTGGTGCCGTCGGTCGCCTACCCGACCTACGAGGACGGGGCGCGGCTGGCCGGCGCGACCACGGTGCGCAGCGACTCGCTGACCGCCCTCGGCCCGGATCCCCGGGTGCGCCTGGTCTGGGTCAACTCGCCCGGCAACCCGACCGGCCGGGTGCTGCCCGCCGCCCACCTGCGCAAGGTGGTCGAGTGGGCGCGGGAGCGCGGGGCGGTGGTCGCCAGCGACGAGTGCTACCTGCCGTTGGGGTGGGACGCGCAGCCCGTCTCGGTCCTCTCGCCCGAGGTCTGCGGCGGGTCGTACGCGGGCGTGCTGGCGGTGCACTCGCTCTCCAAGCGCTCCAACCTGGCCGGCTACCGGGCCGGCTTCGTCGCCGGCGACCCGGCGCTGGTGGCCGAGCTGCTCAAGATCCGTAAGCACGCCGGCATGATCGTGCCGGCCCCGGTGCAGGCCGCCATGGTGGCCGCGCTCGGCGACCAGGCCCACGCCGACGCCCAGCGGGAGCGCTACCGGGCCCGGCGGGAGAAGCTGCGGGCCGCGTTCACCGGTGCCGGCTTCACCGTCGAGCACTCCGAGGCCGGGCTCTACCTGTGGCTGACCCGCGACGAGGACTGCTGGGACACGGTCGACTGGCTGGCCCGGCGGGGCATCCTGGTCGCCGCCGGGGTCTTCTACGGCCCGGCCGGCGCCCGGCACGTCCGGGTGGCGCTGACCGAGTCCGACGAGCGCGTCGACGCGGTGGCCGGTCGGCTGGCCGGGTCCTGA
- a CDS encoding M48 family metallopeptidase encodes MSATYRALASVVMLIGFYVVALLQLAAVVALGVWLFGHTSGVITGKLLLPLVVALGAVGVGMWKAIRTKNEPAPGLILDERAAPQLWATVRELATAVGTRAPDEIRLVPEVNAAVGEQSRLLGLIAGRRTLYLGLPLLQAMRIDQLRSVLAHELGHYSGRHTRLGGVAYRGRVAIGETIERISPRNPIGWVFKGYAMLYLMVDNAASRRQELEADRASVALAGTEAATSALRTLPALDAAWGFYMRRYVEPGWSAGLAPDDLFGGFAHLLQARRDEIDELRENAPEGTPSRWDTHPPIGVRVAAMTSVPPTAAGADDRPAWILLADVAGAGRALQSLVVEHGSRRLLPWPQFVAESVAAGVQRQADGIYRAAGRFTGNAGPGLPTVLELVRAGRLGEFAERFFGGATREEAAAAFAGPMETLLDNAAVRAGRARWQLSWSGPAQLVGPAGEPWDLAEVAKLAVAPESLDEALARLAALGIDVGAATVVQARASARDADLIGGLANIKIDGREHDVLVLDNGLVLIPDPGKAGEGEKRLTALVGSVPVAELAGRHPYLPYEEITSVEVRREVPLKATLTLFDGRTVQMQELMASEFLEKRSRDTLLTVFRRING; translated from the coding sequence ATGTCCGCGACGTACCGGGCGCTCGCCTCGGTGGTCATGTTGATCGGTTTCTACGTCGTCGCGCTGCTCCAGCTCGCCGCCGTGGTCGCGCTCGGGGTCTGGCTGTTCGGCCACACCAGCGGCGTGATCACCGGCAAGCTGCTGCTGCCGCTGGTGGTCGCGCTCGGCGCGGTCGGCGTGGGGATGTGGAAGGCGATCCGTACGAAGAACGAGCCGGCGCCCGGCCTGATCCTGGACGAGCGCGCGGCGCCCCAGCTCTGGGCCACCGTGCGTGAGCTGGCGACGGCGGTCGGCACCCGGGCGCCGGACGAGATCCGGCTGGTGCCGGAGGTGAACGCGGCGGTCGGCGAGCAGAGCAGGCTGCTCGGCCTGATCGCCGGACGGCGCACCCTCTACCTCGGGTTGCCGCTTCTCCAGGCCATGCGGATCGACCAGCTCCGGTCGGTCCTGGCGCACGAGCTGGGCCACTACTCCGGCCGGCACACCCGGTTGGGCGGCGTCGCCTACCGGGGCCGGGTGGCGATCGGGGAGACCATCGAGCGGATCAGCCCGCGCAACCCGATCGGCTGGGTGTTCAAGGGTTACGCGATGCTCTACCTGATGGTCGACAACGCCGCGTCGCGCCGTCAGGAGCTGGAGGCGGACCGCGCCTCCGTCGCGCTCGCCGGCACCGAGGCGGCCACCTCGGCGCTGCGCACGCTGCCGGCGCTGGACGCCGCCTGGGGCTTCTACATGCGCCGCTACGTCGAGCCGGGCTGGTCGGCCGGGCTCGCGCCGGACGACCTCTTCGGCGGCTTCGCGCACCTGCTCCAGGCGCGCCGTGACGAGATCGACGAGCTGCGGGAGAACGCCCCGGAGGGCACTCCGTCCCGGTGGGACACCCACCCGCCGATCGGCGTCCGCGTCGCCGCGATGACGTCCGTGCCGCCGACGGCGGCGGGTGCGGACGACCGACCGGCCTGGATCCTGCTCGCCGACGTGGCCGGGGCCGGCCGCGCGCTCCAGTCACTGGTGGTCGAGCACGGCTCCCGGCGGCTGCTGCCCTGGCCGCAGTTCGTCGCCGAGTCGGTGGCTGCCGGCGTGCAGCGGCAGGCGGACGGCATCTACCGGGCGGCCGGCCGGTTCACCGGCAACGCCGGGCCGGGACTGCCGACCGTGCTGGAGCTGGTCCGCGCCGGTCGGCTCGGCGAGTTCGCCGAGCGGTTCTTCGGCGGCGCCACCCGCGAGGAGGCCGCCGCCGCCTTCGCCGGCCCGATGGAGACCCTGCTGGACAACGCGGCGGTCCGCGCCGGGCGGGCCCGGTGGCAGCTCTCCTGGTCCGGACCGGCGCAGCTGGTCGGTCCGGCGGGTGAGCCGTGGGACCTGGCCGAGGTGGCCAAGCTGGCGGTCGCGCCGGAGAGCCTGGACGAGGCGCTGGCCCGGCTGGCCGCGCTGGGGATCGACGTCGGCGCCGCCACGGTGGTGCAGGCCCGCGCGTCGGCCCGGGACGCCGACCTGATCGGCGGGCTGGCCAACATCAAGATCGACGGCCGGGAGCACGACGTGCTGGTGCTCGACAACGGCCTGGTGCTGATCCCCGACCCGGGCAAGGCCGGCGAGGGCGAGAAGCGGCTGACCGCGCTGGTCGGCTCGGTGCCGGTCGCCGAGCTGGCCGGCCGGCACCCGTACCTGCCGTACGAGGAGATCACCTCGGTGGAGGTGCGGCGGGAGGTGCCGTTGAAGGCCACGCTGACCCTGTTCGACGGCCGCACCGTGCAGATGCAGGAGCTGATGGCCAGCGAGTTCCTGGAGAAGCGCAGCCGGGACACGCTGCTGACGGTGTTCCGGCGGATCAACGGCTGA
- a CDS encoding prephenate dehydrogenase, translating to MVGEAGGLARAAVVGTGLIGGSVLLRLRDAGLDVAGWDPQPAVRRRLRDRGVAVSDTVEQAVAGRDVVFVCGPLPTLPAMLARVAAATDDRCVLTDVGSTKAEVATAATAQGLGRRFVPGHPMAGADRAGLGAAGADLLDGAAWVLCPGPTGMDAFRRLTALLVDVFHARVVPMSAPEHDAAAALASHVPHVLAGALAGTVQRSALRDAVLALAAGSFADGTRVAGGPPERTANMLLANRDRVLVELTAVGAFLDEVAAALRAGDADALTGRLAEARAARATLCARGFTAHRREFPAGADHAGELAYLRELGAAGGHLTGCRVTAGAVGYTAHLPATPPLG from the coding sequence ATGGTGGGCGAGGCCGGCGGGCTGGCGCGCGCGGCGGTGGTCGGCACCGGGTTGATCGGCGGCTCGGTGCTGCTCCGGCTGCGCGACGCGGGCCTCGACGTGGCCGGCTGGGATCCGCAGCCGGCGGTACGGCGTCGGCTGCGGGATCGGGGCGTCGCGGTGTCCGACACGGTCGAGCAGGCGGTCGCCGGCCGGGACGTGGTGTTCGTCTGCGGGCCGCTGCCCACGTTGCCCGCCATGCTGGCCCGGGTGGCCGCCGCCACCGACGACCGGTGCGTGCTCACCGACGTGGGCAGCACCAAGGCGGAGGTGGCCACGGCGGCCACCGCGCAGGGGCTCGGGCGCCGGTTCGTGCCCGGGCACCCGATGGCCGGCGCCGACCGGGCCGGTCTCGGTGCGGCCGGCGCGGACCTGCTCGACGGTGCCGCCTGGGTGCTCTGCCCGGGGCCGACCGGCATGGACGCGTTCCGTCGGCTCACCGCGCTGCTCGTCGACGTCTTCCACGCGCGGGTGGTGCCGATGTCGGCGCCGGAGCACGACGCCGCCGCCGCGCTCGCCTCGCACGTGCCGCACGTGCTGGCCGGCGCGTTGGCCGGCACGGTGCAGCGCTCGGCGCTGCGGGACGCGGTGCTGGCGCTGGCCGCCGGCAGTTTCGCCGACGGCACCCGGGTCGCCGGTGGCCCGCCCGAGCGGACCGCGAACATGCTGCTCGCCAACCGGGACCGGGTACTGGTCGAGCTGACCGCCGTCGGCGCGTTCCTGGACGAGGTGGCCGCGGCGTTGCGGGCCGGCGACGCCGACGCGCTGACCGGCCGGCTGGCCGAGGCGCGGGCGGCCCGGGCCACGCTGTGCGCGCGGGGGTTCACCGCGCACCGGCGGGAGTTCCCGGCCGGCGCGGACCACGCCGGCGAGCTGGCCTACCTGCGTGAGCTGGGCGCGGCGGGCGGTCACCTGACCGGGTGCCGGGTGACGGCCGGCGCGGTCGGCTACACGGCGCACCTGCCGGCCACCCCGCCGTTAGGCTGA
- a CDS encoding SIMPL domain-containing protein: MADAPVVAVRGEAYREVAPELARFTVTAVARDRDRETTLTRLAERAAAVRALLDAAGPTVERRETGQVRVWPVTKRSGERVVAYQGSVSTTVTVTDFTALGELMLRLADQEQVEVAGPVWSLRPDSPAHREARHAAIADALVRAREYAEALGARVTALRELADTGLTAAPPMLAKAAFARSGDSAPELELDPAPQPVQAAVEARFTISEPVLD; the protein is encoded by the coding sequence ATGGCGGACGCACCGGTCGTGGCGGTACGCGGCGAGGCGTACCGGGAGGTGGCCCCCGAGCTGGCCCGGTTCACGGTGACCGCGGTCGCGCGGGACCGCGACCGGGAGACCACGCTGACCCGTCTCGCCGAACGGGCCGCCGCGGTGCGCGCGCTGCTCGACGCCGCCGGGCCGACCGTGGAACGGCGGGAGACCGGCCAGGTCCGGGTCTGGCCGGTGACGAAGCGCTCCGGCGAGCGGGTGGTGGCCTACCAGGGCAGCGTGAGCACCACGGTCACGGTCACCGACTTCACCGCGCTGGGCGAGCTGATGCTGCGCCTGGCCGACCAGGAGCAGGTCGAGGTGGCCGGTCCGGTGTGGTCCCTGCGGCCGGACAGCCCGGCCCACCGGGAGGCGCGGCACGCCGCGATCGCCGACGCGCTGGTCCGCGCCCGGGAGTACGCGGAGGCGCTCGGCGCCCGGGTGACCGCCCTGCGGGAGCTGGCCGACACCGGTCTGACCGCCGCGCCGCCGATGCTGGCGAAGGCCGCGTTCGCCCGGTCCGGCGACTCCGCTCCGGAGCTGGAGCTGGACCCGGCCCCACAGCCGGTGCAGGCGGCGGTCGAGGCGCGGTTCACCATCAGCGAGCCGGTGCTCGACTGA
- a CDS encoding nucleoside/nucleotide kinase family protein, with protein sequence MPPAQVLPLRELVARARALAEDGPRQLLGIAGAPGVGKSTLAERIVAEVGPTARLVPMDGFHLAGSALARLGRAARKGAPDTFDVNGFVATLRRLRRLEPTSVWAPEFRRDLEEPVAGAIEVPPEVRLVVTEGNYLLLRDDPWEEVRSLLHQAWFLDLDAELRLRRLTARHEAYGKSPEQARAWALGSDEENARLVAGTAGQADLVVRLADPLPG encoded by the coding sequence ATGCCGCCGGCCCAGGTGCTCCCGCTCCGCGAGCTGGTCGCCCGCGCCCGGGCGCTGGCCGAGGACGGCCCCCGGCAGTTGCTCGGCATCGCCGGCGCGCCCGGGGTAGGGAAGTCCACGCTGGCGGAACGGATCGTGGCCGAGGTCGGTCCGACCGCCCGACTGGTGCCGATGGACGGCTTCCACCTGGCCGGGTCGGCACTGGCCCGGCTCGGGCGCGCGGCGCGCAAGGGCGCGCCGGACACGTTCGACGTCAACGGTTTCGTGGCCACGCTGCGCCGGTTGCGCCGGCTGGAGCCGACGTCGGTGTGGGCGCCGGAGTTCCGCCGCGACCTGGAGGAGCCGGTCGCCGGTGCGATCGAGGTGCCGCCCGAGGTGCGCCTGGTGGTCACCGAGGGCAACTATCTGCTGCTGCGCGACGACCCGTGGGAGGAGGTGCGTTCGCTGCTGCACCAGGCGTGGTTCCTCGACCTGGACGCCGAGCTGCGGCTGCGCCGGCTCACCGCCCGCCACGAGGCGTACGGGAAGTCGCCGGAGCAGGCACGCGCCTGGGCGCTCGGCAGCGACGAGGAGAACGCCCGGCTGGTGGCCGGCACGGCGGGGCAGGCCGACCTGGTGGTCCGGCTAGCCGATCCGTTGCCGGGGTGA
- a CDS encoding sugar O-acetyltransferase, producing the protein MTAMRDRMLAGEPYVADDPAIIADLDRAARLTERFNRSSAEDPEGRLAALRDLLGSLGEDAWVRPPFHCDYGFQTHIGPRSFVNFNAVFLDVARITIGADVQIGPNVQLLTATHPVEPEARRAKWEAAEPITIGDNVWLGGGVIVLAGVTVGENTVVGAGAVVTRDLPANVVAVGNPARPIRSVNKTA; encoded by the coding sequence ATGACCGCCATGAGGGACCGGATGCTCGCCGGCGAGCCGTACGTCGCCGACGACCCCGCGATCATCGCCGACCTGGACCGCGCCGCACGCCTCACCGAACGCTTCAATCGCAGCTCCGCGGAGGACCCGGAGGGCCGACTCGCCGCCCTGCGCGACCTGCTCGGCTCGCTGGGCGAGGACGCCTGGGTGCGACCGCCGTTCCACTGCGACTACGGCTTCCAGACCCACATCGGGCCGCGCAGCTTCGTCAACTTCAACGCGGTCTTCCTCGACGTCGCCCGGATCACCATCGGCGCCGACGTCCAGATCGGACCGAACGTGCAACTGCTCACCGCCACCCACCCGGTGGAGCCGGAGGCCCGGCGGGCCAAGTGGGAAGCCGCCGAACCCATCACCATCGGTGACAACGTCTGGCTCGGCGGCGGGGTGATCGTGTTGGCCGGGGTGACCGTCGGCGAGAACACCGTGGTGGGCGCCGGAGCGGTGGTGACCCGGGACCTGCCGGCGAACGTGGTGGCGGTGGGTAACCCCGCCCGTCCGATCAGGAGCGTCAACAAAACGGCCTGA
- the dapD gene encoding 2,3,4,5-tetrahydropyridine-2,6-dicarboxylate N-succinyltransferase, producing the protein MTSAPSAWGIGLATVTADDQVLDTWYPTGKLGLGELPLVPGEDQADVLDLPPGAIGERALPGLRTVEVTTVIGSLDDPIKDAADAYLRLHLLSHRLVRPNELNLDGIFGKLANVAWTSAGPCPPERVDELRVIERAAGRHLAVHGVDKFPRMTDYVVPAGVRIADADRVRLGAHLAAGTTVMHEGFVNFNAGTLGTSMVEGRIVQGVVVGDGSDIGGGASIMGTLSGGGTEKVRIGERSLVGANAGVGITLGDDCVVEAGCYITAASKITLPDGRVVKARELSGLDGLLFWRNSVTGALEAKPRTGRGIELNAALHAND; encoded by the coding sequence GTGACGTCCGCACCATCCGCGTGGGGCATCGGCCTGGCCACCGTGACAGCCGACGACCAGGTGCTCGACACCTGGTACCCGACCGGCAAGCTGGGCCTCGGCGAGCTTCCGCTGGTGCCCGGGGAGGACCAGGCCGACGTGCTCGACCTGCCTCCGGGCGCGATCGGCGAGCGGGCGCTGCCCGGGCTGCGCACGGTCGAGGTGACCACGGTGATCGGCTCGCTGGACGACCCGATCAAGGACGCCGCCGACGCGTACCTGCGGTTGCACCTGCTCTCCCACCGCCTGGTGCGGCCCAACGAGCTGAACCTCGACGGCATCTTCGGCAAGCTGGCCAACGTGGCCTGGACCTCGGCGGGGCCGTGCCCGCCGGAGCGGGTGGACGAGCTGCGCGTGATCGAGCGCGCCGCCGGCCGCCACCTGGCCGTCCACGGGGTGGACAAGTTCCCCCGGATGACCGACTACGTGGTGCCCGCCGGGGTGCGGATCGCCGACGCGGACCGGGTCCGGCTCGGCGCGCACCTGGCCGCCGGCACCACCGTCATGCACGAGGGCTTCGTCAACTTCAACGCCGGCACGCTGGGCACCTCGATGGTGGAGGGTCGGATCGTGCAGGGCGTGGTGGTCGGCGACGGCTCGGACATCGGCGGTGGCGCCTCGATCATGGGGACGCTCTCCGGCGGCGGCACGGAGAAGGTGCGCATCGGCGAGCGCAGCCTGGTCGGCGCGAACGCCGGCGTCGGCATCACGCTCGGCGACGACTGCGTGGTGGAGGCGGGTTGCTACATCACCGCCGCCTCGAAGATCACCCTGCCGGACGGGCGGGTGGTCAAGGCCCGCGAGCTGTCCGGCCTCGACGGGCTGCTGTTCTGGCGCAACTCGGTGACCGGTGCGCTGGAGGCGAAGCCGCGCACCGGCCGGGGCATCGAACTGAACGCCGCCCTGCACGCCAACGACTGA